In Flavobacterium praedii, the DNA window TTTTTATTAGTATACCCTAACTTTAAAAACACATCCTGTAACCCCACAGAGTTTTTATGATTCCCTACATAAAAATAATCCATTAAACCATTAAACCCATGATTGGTCCCAAATAATGGATAAAACGATTTAACAGACTTACTCGAACTCGCTTGACTTTTACCTGACAGCAACTCATATCCTAATCCTGCTTTGAATTTTTCGGTCATATAATAATTAAAATTGAATGCTGCATCATAAGCACTTACAGAACTGCTATTATTTTTCCCTGTTTGTCCATAGAACCACATATTCGCATCCCAGTTTTTATTTTTGGTATTCAAATAAGTTCCAAATGTTTGCATATAATCGACTACTAACTCTGGAGTTGGTGTTGGAATTGGAGCTGTCAATTTATTTTCGTATCCAGTATTTAAAAATAGCAAACTCATATTTATTTTACCAATTTCAGTATGATACCATGCGTACTGCATAGTTTTATAAAGAGGCACGACATAATTGGTAGCAAGATCGGTTTCAGAATTAGCATTGTATGCAAATCCAAGGTCCAATTGATTATTTTTATTTTTGTATGTAACTAATGCGGCATCATGACTTTGCCCTTGTTGAGCCCAATCCAATTCACCGAAGATACGCTGGTTATCATATGAAATCACTTGGCGACCAAGACGCATACTCCACTTTTCATCAAAATTATATTGTGCCCAGGCTTCGAATAATTGGATACCATTAACATCCGATTTTGTAGTTGTACCGACATCACCCCAAATTCTAACATTTTGCATTGTTAATTTGGTTACAAACTTATCCTGCTTGAAATTTAAATTCAATCGAGTTCTATTGGATATAAATTGACCAGGGTTTTCACCATATGGAATTGGAGCTTTAAAACCATTTCTAAATTCATATCGTGGTCTGATTTGAAAATTTACATCAATTTCTTGAGCGGTAACGCCAAAGCTTCCCATTACTAATAATGATAAACTGATTTTTTTAAGTAAGTTCATAGGTCTCTAATTTAATTTAGCTTTTCGGCTTGTTCGGTTATTTTTAGTATAGTTTCATCTGAGTTAACTCC includes these proteins:
- a CDS encoding alginate export family protein, which translates into the protein MNLLKKISLSLLVMGSFGVTAQEIDVNFQIRPRYEFRNGFKAPIPYGENPGQFISNRTRLNLNFKQDKFVTKLTMQNVRIWGDVGTTTKSDVNGIQLFEAWAQYNFDEKWSMRLGRQVISYDNQRIFGELDWAQQGQSHDAALVTYKNKNNQLDLGFAYNANSETDLATNYVVPLYKTMQYAWYHTEIGKINMSLLFLNTGYENKLTAPIPTPTPELVVDYMQTFGTYLNTKNKNWDANMWFYGQTGKNNSSSVSAYDAAFNFNYYMTEKFKAGLGYELLSGKSQASSSKSVKSFYPLFGTNHGFNGLMDYFYVGNHKNSVGLQDVFLKLGYTNKKWQFALMPHMFSAANTVIDVNGKKMDDYLGTEIDFTMGYAVHKFVNLSGGYSQMFGTDTMQRLKGGDVDHTNNWAWVMVNINPQIFSFK